One window of Dermacentor albipictus isolate Rhodes 1998 colony chromosome 9, USDA_Dalb.pri_finalv2, whole genome shotgun sequence genomic DNA carries:
- the Cbp20 gene encoding nuclear cap-binding protein subunit 2 has product MSAMAVDLSSYRDQHFKGSRAEQERLLRMSSTLYIGNMSFYTTEEQIYELFSKCGDVKKVVMGLDRFHKTPCGFCFVEYYTRADAENAMRYINGTKLDDRIIRTDWDAGFVEGRQFGRGKSGGQVRDEYRTDYDSGRGGYGKLMAQRVVPPATPV; this is encoded by the coding sequence ATGTCAGCAATGGCAGTTGATCTGAGTTCCTACCGGGACCAGCACTTCAAGGGAAGCCGAGCGGAGCAAGAACGCCTTCTGCGCATGAGCTCGACGCTCTACATCGGTAACATGTCCTTCTACACGACGGAAGAGCAGATCTACGAACTCTTCTCCAAGTGCGGCGACGTCAAGAAAGTCGTCATGGGCCTGGACCGTTTCCACAAGACGCCGTGCGGCTTCTGCTTCGTCGAGTACTACACGCGCGCCGACGCCGAAAATGCCATGCGCTACATCAACGGCACAAAACTGGACGACCGCATCATTCGTACCGATTGGGACGCCGGATTCGTCGAGGGACGCCAGTTCGGTCGCGGCAAGAGCGGCGGACAGGTTCGGGACGAGTACAGAACGGACTATGACAGTGGTCGGGGGGGCTACGGCAAGTTGATGGCCCAGCGGGTAGTACCACCGGCAACACCTGTTTAG